Proteins found in one Fusarium oxysporum Fo47 chromosome V, complete sequence genomic segment:
- a CDS encoding ribosomal RNA-processing protein 7-domain-containing protein produces MSPVEETGDQFSVLPIKIPATPSYPETAIHEVRIRKNAPKIPTANDSRSLFLKNIPADSTEPHFRAVFTQLVGAGRFESITFEDESRTLLPIDPAQATKVAGFAKKRKRGDVEAEEREREEEAAQLPQIWPRRVQRSSSTAIVLLADEKSVQLVLKAIAKLQKSKKYPTWGSDLSDDVPSLGSSWIASHLQLSRVDKPATQKAVHAFFTAFNRKEKEAIELAKRLRNEPDEDGFVTVTRGGRAAPASRNEAEEAKRRMIERDTKKKSETKDFYRFQMRERRKAEQMALMKRFQEDKRKVEAMREKRGKFRPET; encoded by the coding sequence ATGTCTCCCGTCGAAGAAACCGGAGACCAGTTCTCCGTCCTCCCAATAAAGATCCCCGCCACACCGTCATACCCAGAGACCGCCATTCACGAAGTTCGTATACGGAAAAATGCGCCCAAGATACCTACCGCCAACGATTCACGAAGTCTATTCCTCAAGAACATTCCCGCCGACAGTACAGAACCTCACTTTCGCGCTGTCTTTACACAACTTGTAGGCGCTGGGCGCTTTGAGAGTATTACCTTCGAAGACGAATCACGGACGCTGCTACCTATTGATCCTGCGCAAGCCACAAAAGTTGCAGGCTTTGCGAAAAAGAGAAAACGCGGCGACGTTGAGGCAGAAGAGCGGGAgcgagaagaggaagctgcgCAATTACCGCAGATCTGGCCGCGGCGCGTGCaacgcagcagcagcacagCAATTGTGCTTCTCGCAGACGAGAAGAGTGTGCAACTAGTCCTCAAGGCTATCGCAAAGCTACAGAAGAGTAAAAAGTATCCTACATGGGGTAGCGATCTCTCCGACGACGTGCCCTCCCTCGGCTCATCATGGATCGCATCGCATCTGCAACTCTCGCGTGTCGACAAGCCAGCCACCCAAAAGGCTGTCCACGCCTTCTTCACTGCATTCAACcgcaaggagaaggaggctaTCGAGCTGGCTAAGCGACTGCGCAATGAGCCAGACGAGGATGGTTTCGTTACAGTGACTCGCGGTGGACGGGCCGCTCCCGCCAGCCGAAACGAGGCCGAGGAAGCCAAGCGCAGAATGATCGAGAGggataccaagaagaagtctgAAACCAAGGACTTCTACCGCTTCCAAATGAGAGAGCGACGCAAGGCGGAGCAGATGgctttgatgaagagattCCAAGAGGATAAGAGAAAGGTGGAAGCGATGCGGGAAAAGAGGGGCAAATTCCGACCAGAGACATGA
- a CDS encoding integral membrane protein DUF92-domain-containing protein, with amino-acid sequence MRLLYALPATCALIYRAKSRNSLTPAGIFAATLTAAAHAYHPWNLPFALLCVFFLAGTRVTHIKEGIKANYTLRSKGTSGGEGPRTHVQGKHLKKLLNQLTDLLMASVLSVLHANQLRKREAAFADPNTPDPTGSLCFSWGGDLLVVGIIANYAAVAADTFSSELGILSSGQPRLITSPTLRKVPRGTNGGVTLLGLGAGLLGSMIIVTASMIFLPSCSEESSRTPAGGAPWTMLERRKFMGFMVIWGALGSVLDSFLGGLFQRSVRDVRSGKIVEGEGGNRVLVAESATDAAAHSNVKTEAMQSEAKEKLGGSAIVDDDDAHAGVYDHKDKHRKSSFGDQRPSRAIENGWDLLDNNDVNFLMAVTMSVGGMAVASWYWDVPIQSVMGV; translated from the exons ATGAGATTGCTATATGCTCTCCCCGCAACTTGCGCGCTCATCTACCGCGCCAAGAGCAGGAATTCTTTAACGCCCGCTGGCATCTTCGCTGCGACTCTGACAGCTGCCGCACACGCCTATCACCCATGGAATCTTCCATTTGCACTCCTATGCGTATTTTTCCTTGCCGGAACACGCGTAACACAC ATCAAAGAAGGCATCAAGGCCAACTATACGCTTCGTTCAAAGGGTACATCTGGAGGAGAAGGGCCTAGAACACATGTTCAAGGTAAGCACTTGAAGAAACTCCTGAATCAATTGACTGATCT TTTGATGGCCTCTGTCCTCTCCGTCCTCCACGCGAACCAACTACGAAAACGAGAAGCCGCATTCGCCGATCCTAATACTCCGGATCCCACGGGATCACTATGCTTTTCATGGGGCGGTGACCTCCTGGTCGTTGGAATCATTGCCAATTATGCGGCCGTCGCAGCCGATACCTTCAGCTCCGAGCTTGGTATCCTGTCTTCAGGACAACCTCGACTGatcacatcaccaacactCCGAAAGGTGCCTCGCGGAACAAACGGTGGTGTCACCTTGCTGGGTTTGGGTGCAGGTTTGCTGGGGTCAATGATTATTGTCACCGCATCCATGATATTCCTACCGTCCTGCAGTGAGGAGTCATCTCGGACGCCCGCAGGCGGCGCCCCATGGACGATGCTGGAGCGACGCAAGTTCATGGGGTTCATGGTGATCTGGGGTGCTCTTGGCAGTGTCTTGGATAGTTTCTTGGGTGGCCTATTCCAACGGTCAGTCAGGGACGTACGGTCCGGTAAGATTGTCGAGGGAGAAGGCGGCAACCGCGTCCTAGTAGCCGAATCTGCCACGGACGCGGCCGCTCATTCGAATGTCAAAACCGAGGCGATGCAGAGCGAGGCAAAAGAGAAGCTTGGTGGTTCCGCTATTGtggacgatgacgatgctcATGCTGGTGTCTACGATCATAAAGACAAGCACCGCAAGTCAAGTTTTGGAGATCAGCGACCGTCGCGGGCCATTGAAAACGGGTGGGATCTTCTGGACAACAATGATGTCAATTTCCTCATGGCAGTTACGATGAGCGTTGGCGGCATGGCAGTAGCCAGCTGGTACTGGGACGTGCCCATACAGAGCGTCATGGGTGTGTAG